One Onychomys torridus chromosome 17, mOncTor1.1, whole genome shotgun sequence genomic window carries:
- the Ank1 gene encoding ankyrin-1 isoform X8 — protein sequence MWTFITQLLVTLVLLGFFLVSCQNVMHIVKGSLCFVLKHIHKELDKELGESEGLSDDEETISTRVVRRRVFLKGDELQNIPGEQVTEEQFTDEQGNIVTKKIIRKVVRQVDSSGAIDTPQHEEVELRGSGPQPDLLEGRKGAQIVKRASLKRGKQ from the exons atgtGGACCTTCATCACCCAGCTCCTGGTCACTCTGGTATTGCTGGGCTTCTTCCTAGTCAGCTGTCAGAATGTGATGCACATTGTCAAGGGCTCCCTGTGTTTTGTGCTGAAGCACATTCACAAGGAGCTGGACAAGGAGCTGGGGGAGAGCGAGGGCCTGAGTGACGACGAGGAAACCATCTCCACCAGAGTGGTCCGCCGACGGGTCTTCCTGAAG GGGGATGAGCTTCAGAATATTCCAGGGGAGCAGGTGACGGAGGAACAATTCACAGACGAACAGGGCAACATTGTCACCAAGAAG aTCATTCGCAAAGTCGTCCGGCAGGTAGATTCCTCCGGTGCCATCGACACCCCGCAGCACGAGGAG gtGGAGCTAAGAGGGAGTGGACCGCAGCCGGACCTCCTAGAGGGCAGGAAAGGGGCTCAAATAGTGAAGCGGGCCAGCCTGAAAAGGGGCAAACAGTGA